Proteins encoded together in one Onychomys torridus chromosome 1, mOncTor1.1, whole genome shotgun sequence window:
- the Neu3 gene encoding sialidase-3, which produces MEEVSPCPINSTLFQQEDQKGITYRIPALLYIPPVHTFLAFAEKRSTSKDEDALYLVFRRGVMKSYSVQWGPLQPLMEATLPGHRTMNPCPVWEQNTGRVYLFFICVRDHVTERRQIMLGKNAARLCFVCSQDTGRSWGEVKDLTEEVIGSEVKHWATFAVGPGHGIQLQSGRLIIPAYAYYFSRWFLCFPCSVKPHSLMIYSDDLGVTWHHGKLIGPQVTGECQVAEVTGRAGNHVLYCSARTPNRFRAESFSTDYGDCFQKPTLNPQLHEPCTGCQGSVVSFRPLKMLYSQDPSGKDAPTTQKRPLLDSSLELEEVVGTPSPTWLLYSHPASKRRRINLGIYYNRNPLEVTCWSRPWILHCGPSGYSDLAVVEEQGLFACLFECGKEHECEQIAFCLFSSREVLSCEDCSRN; this is translated from the exons atggaagaagtGTCACCGTGCCCCATCAACAGCACTCTGTTCCAGCAGGAAGACCAGAAAGGGATCACCTACCGGATCCCAGCCCTGCTCTACATCCCTCCCGTCCACACCTTCCTGGCCTTTGCAGAGAAGCGTTCCACAAGCAAAGACGAGGATGCTCTCTACCTGGTGTTCAGGCGAGGGGTGATGAAGAGCTACTCTGTACAG TGGGGACCCCTGCAGCCACTGATGGAAGCCACATTACCTGGTCATCGGACCATGAACCCCTGCCCTGTGTGGGAGCAGAATACTGGCCGTGTGTACCTGTTTTTCATCTGTGTGCGGGACCATGTTACTGAGCGTCGGCAAATTATGTTAGGCAAGAATGCCGCTCGCCTGTGCTTCGTTTGCAGTCAGGACACTGGGCGCTCATGGGGTGAAGTGAAGGACTTGACTGAGGAGGTGATTGGCTCAGAGGTGAAGCACTGGGCCACGTTCGCTGTGGGCCCAGGTCATGGTATCCAGCTGCAGTCAGGGAGGCTGATCATCCCCGCCTATGCCTACTATTTCTCACGCTGGTTCCTCTGCTTTCCCTGTTCAGTCAAGCCCCATTCCCTGATGATCTACAGTGATGACTTAGGAGTCACGTGGCACCATGGCAAGCTCATTGGGCCCCAGGTGACAGGGGAGTGCCAAGTGGCGGAAGTGACTGGGAGGGCAGGTAACCATGTGCTCTACTGCAGTGCCCGGACACCAAACAGATTCCGAGCAGAATCTTTTAGCACTGATTATGGTGACTGCTTTCAGAAACCAACTTTGAACCCACAGCTCCATGAGCCCTGCACTGGCTGCCAAGGCAGCGTAGTGAGCTTCCGGCCCTTGAAGATGCTGTACTCACAAGACCCAAGTGGTAAAGATGCTCCCACTACCCAGAAGCGCCCTCTGCTGGAcagttctctggagctggaggaagTCGTTGGAACACCATCACCCACATGGCTCTTGTACTCACATCCAGCTAGCAAGAGGCGGAGAATTAACCTGGGCATCTACTACAACAGGAACCCCTTGGAGGTGACCTGCTGGTCTCGCCCCTGGATCTTGCACTGTGGGCCCTCTGGCTACTCTGATCTGGCTGTTGTGGAAGAACAGGGCTTATTCGCATGTTTGTTTGAGTGTGGGAAGGAACATGAGTGTGAGCAGAttgctttttgtctgttttcaagCCGAGAGGTCCTGAGCTGTGAAGACTGCAGCAGGAACTAA